The genomic window TGTTACAGTTCACACATGCTCCAGAAGAGCTCAGGACGTCGAGTTACTCGTGACCTTTTAGATGAATTTAGAGATTTACAGAGTGGCAGTTTATCATCAGACCTTTCCTAACCCTTTGGGTTGATATCATATCTACATTTCCTCTATTGTGCTTTAAAGTATAAATACTTGAAAGTGGTGGCAGGGAACAAGCACAGTATTTATGAACATCTTCAAATCACAAGGAATAGATAAGTAGGAGAGTAGCTGAGAGGCTTGACTGTGTGACTAAATAGGCACATAATGGAAATGTATTCTGCAGTCAGGCTAGTCCTCAAAACATTTAAGCACACAAAGTATGATTGGCATTAGGCctataaatgacataaaaagagcaagagagggCACAGAATAAATAATGTTAACGGCAGATGCATAAAATAGGTGTCCATATTTACAGAAATACTCCTCAGTTACAACATTCCTGTGTCTAAGAAGGCTTCATGTACTGTGTTGTAGCCTCTGGAGCGCCAGCAGTGTAACAAAAGGACGTTAAAAACAGAGGAATGTCACAGAGTTGTGCCAAAAGCAGAAGCATGTGTTATggaaaagaacagaaataaaTTAGTGTTTCAGTGCTGGTGGAGTCGAGGGGAAGGTGTGACGATGACAATCCAGCGTATCGTGTTGAATGTGGCCCGTGGGATTTGTTGtacttctttctctttttgtgctATTCAGTGAACCTCCCCAACAGATCAGTCTGGACTATGAGAAATGGCTTTGAAATGTAACTTTGGTGTTTCCCTTCTTATTAAGACGGGTTGATTATGAAGGGTTCAGTGAGCTTGTAGTGGGCCTGCTGGTCAGGGTAGCAGTGGGGGAGGTCATCTCACCACCTACTATATAACCTCCCTGTTGTTCCTGATGGCACAACACAGGACCATACTGAAGATCATTCCGATGATCTGAAACAGACACATTGTGAGACATGTTAAAACATCTATGGAGACTGACAGAGGAATGATTATGTTGGGTTTATGAGGTGTAAACTTAATATATTTTGTGAATTCTTACCATTACTCCTGCAATACCAATCCCAGTGTATCCAATGATGTGCAGCCTTTCATTAAAGAAGTCTGTTATTGCAGTCAGACAGtcctaaaacaaataaaacaacagcacagCATTCATATTGATAATTACAGGTACACAACCCTGCTGTGAGTTATTTTACATCACTGACACTTGTGTTAATTAACACTAAATTGCAGCACATcttgtaattttaaaatgaacctTTACTGCCACCATGTGGGTGTAAAGTGTTGCAGCAGGCAGGTTTACCTGAGTGTCCTCTGGAGCTTCTGTACACAGAGGAGCAGAAGTTTCTGGTGTCGAACCTCCACAGCAGTTCAGCTGTAAATGtaaaccaaaacacacagatgacatTACCTGTAGCCAACACACGAAGGAGGCAACTAAACACAAGCCCAGTTTTACTCACAGTTCTGTGATAAACAAATGCTATCGCAGTGACGTTCGCATCAGAGACGTCAGTGATGGAGCTGCTATAAAACTTTTGGACTTCCTCAACGATCTGTTATTGataagacataaaacaaaaaaaatggttACTTAAGTGAGTTTTTGTAAATCGAGTAGATTGCTTTTTGATTcatcaaaaaaatataaataactcAAGTGCTGCACCTGTTCCTTGTTTATGAATCCAAACACGCCAGCGGCAATCTCTGCACCGAAGATGATCAGGAGGCAGGCGAAGAACTGCAGAACAGGAAAAAGTCTTATTACTGCATTCAAAAAGATCTTTCATaaagaaaagatggaaacaTGTTACTTTGTCCCACTATTTAGAatttataaacagtatataaacatttaataaatagtttgtaacacactataatgtagtttttAGTGGATATAAGTGTTGATTAAAGTATTTGTGAACTACTGTAAGTCCGCCTGTGGGCAATCATAAGTGATAAtggaatgacaatatagtaaaacacagttgtaataatataaaatatgtcctCATAGACGAgattataattgttgacaaataacttgaaaacagcagtttacaaaacaatctcaccaaaACAATTGTTTTGTCAATGACCTAATCATTTCCTAGGAAGTTTCCTGGAAATAAATATATTGAGTTTTGGTACTAATTACAGAAAAATAGAATATCCctgaaataaaaactttactttaaacacaagaaaatattaattcattattaatttataaCTGTAAACATTATTCTCCATATTTGTTGAGTTGTCTGCTTCTCTACaaacaaatttaacatttttgcatgttcagctgacctgctCTCCACTGACTAAAAGATTCTTGGTTACACTAGAAAATAATTGGAAGTGTGAACAGTATTTCTCCAATAATGAgcaaaaaaattacataattcTTTCCACGAAACATCttggaaatgtattttttttcagaaattacAGGCCTGTGAAAAAGACTTATAGGTAAGAATTCATATTTGTGCTAAATTTATCTTTAAAATGCCACTAAACgaacatcaaaacacaacactgcaGTGCACAAATAATGTCCCGAGAGGAGACACAGCACCTTTGAACACCTCAACTCACCGATGCAAGTAGACACTGAGACTCACGTACAGCCCCGAAACAACCAAAGAACCCGACGATCATCATTAACCCTCCTGCACCAAGAAGGATGTACACAGCTgtggagagagagcaagagagagagaaacagaaacggATAGATTAGCACTAGGAAATGCTGCTAAATGGGAAAACACTAGAATCTAATTAtagtgtttctctctctctgtcacatgactgcagttCAGCGCTTCAACTGAGGATGGCAGCATGATCCAAGtgctttcagctctttgttgaagcagaatttaataaaaggactgttgttgtgtttcactACCAGCAGAAACGTGTAGGTGGAAAATCCTTTATAGTAGCCTAAAACCTCTGAACCGCTTCCCAccattcagtctgattatcagcgTGCCGCTTTTGTGCAGCCGCTTGTGAATTGAAGCTTTGAGCGGAGATGAAAGACGTCTGAAATTCAACAAATTTCTGACATAACTTGGTACAGCTACAAAcgctttttgtttgtttggcttaTTGCTATAATATTTAATCCGTCAAATTAGAAATTGGTGTGTGAGCTGCATCTGTAATGTAGTGGCCACTGTGTCTGagttaaaaataacacaaagacacataaatCTCTTCAAAAGTATTGATTCTGAGATGGCTCAGGGATTGTTGAGACAGTCTAATATGTGAAACCACTGATAATAAATACCTGCAGTAGCCATCTCTGTCAGAGCGTTAAACAAAATACTGCACAGCTGCAAATAGCTGCAATTCCTCCCCATCTACACCTGTTTGAGTCTATGAGAAACAAGGCCTTCAGCTTACTTTTTTGATACATTGGTGTTATCTCCAGTTACTCAGACTTTATGCATTCATGGTCCTGCAGGGTAAAGCAGTAAAACAGATGCCATCTGTCTGGTAAAAAGCCAAATCAAATTTTCAGGGCTCTGATTCCTGCAGAATCTGACTACAACCCTCAACCTCCCGGCTCCCTACAAGCGAGTATGTCGTCACCTCCCCTGCTCCCAGCCCTCGCTACCGAGCCCTCTACACTGTAACTATACACCAGCCCCCGTCCCCGAGGTCCATGCTAAGGGCCTAATCAGTGACATAGACAGCAACCACTGCAGCAATTTAATTAATCCACATGGGAGGGGATGCAAGCTGTTGTTTTCCTGCTGTTGAACAAAAGGGGAGGTAAAGACAGGGCCATCCACGGCGAATAGACCGCGGGGCTGCAGGGAACTGGAAGTGAGGGATGCACTGCTTCAAATAGTGTCTGGGTTAGCAATGGAAAATATAATGAGCCAAGACAGCTTCTACTGTGTATACAAAATGTCTACACTGAACTGAGCCCAGCAGTGATGTTTTTACTGAAGCACTTCCTCTGAGTGGAACCTGGAGGAGTATACTTCCTCCTTGTTAAAGCTGGTAGCAGGTATCAGTTAGAAATACAAATGttagtttctgtctgtaacTTTTGCACGTGCGCACATTACGGCTGTTTACCCGCTGGCGCACGGGGCAACAAAGGTGACAGGATGGAAAGTGAATCACCCACAGGGAATGCCGACACTTTGCCTTGTTATGGTATCACTCTGTTTAGTCTCTCTGCTCTAGGTGCATGTAAGCGGCCACGGTTCTGCTCAGGCAGCTCCTCACGGTATTTACTTTGTTGCTATAGTTCCACTGCGATCGATCTTCATGCGGGATCTTCCAGATATGTAGATAAACGGACAACTATGAGACTGTTGCTGCCAAAAAAAGGCTGCTCACGGCTACATCAGCTGATGTGCAGGAAATATTCAGAATCAGATCTTTTATTTAAGTACATGTAGAGATAAAAAAAtacctgcattcaaaattttacttaagttaaagtacagaagtattaacagcaaaatgtacttccCATTATGTAGCGTGTCCCCTTTCAGTGTTATATTACAagttattgaattattattactgatgcattaatgagtaaaaagcattttaatgttgtagctggaaAAATTTATGTAATTGTATGTATGATTTGTATTTAAATCTTggaaggaatagtttgacattttcagaaatctgcttatttgctttcttgctgtgagttagatgagaatattGCTATCACgttcatgtctgtacagtaaatacgAAGctacagttagcttagcttagtacaaagacaggaaacagatggaaacagctagcctggctctgtccaaaggtaacaacaCCTTCCTACAGGCACCTCTATAGATCACTAAAGATAACTACTTCCATGCCAGCAGAGGTCACCTCCTGAAAGTCTTGTTGTCGTCCCTGCTGTGAGGTTGCCGGGCAACCAGccaagactccaggaagtgaCGGCAAAGAAACAGTCCCATAAACGTAGTGGGAGtgaaaagtgcaatatttgCTTCCGAAATGTAGCGGAGTAGATGAAAAAAGTAAGAAATACACAACTGAAGTGCTATAAAGTACAATAAGGTCCAGTACTTGAGTAAACGtacacattaaaaatatgtgtGACAGAGGTTGACGTTAACAGAGGAGCTGCACAATATTTGCATgtcaaattaaactaaactaaattaaatgtatCACACCTGCGGTTTGCATGAACAGATAACTGTGAGAACATAAGTATATTTTAGCTGCATAATACTTCTCTCCTATTGTGTATGACGGCATT from Thunnus maccoyii chromosome 3, fThuMac1.1, whole genome shotgun sequence includes these protein-coding regions:
- the tspan2a gene encoding tetraspanin-2a; translation: MSSYVDGWLCSGAALIITCLMSSWKKKKRGFAEYSHPEGIALQIGDIDKSGDIMSKVQGGMKCVKYLLFVFNFIFWLSGLLVLAVGLWLRFDPQTVELLTGDKAPDTFFIAVYILLGAGGLMMIVGFFGCFGAVRESQCLLASFFACLLIIFGAEIAAGVFGFINKEQIVEEVQKFYSSSITDVSDANVTAIAFVYHRTLNCCGGSTPETSAPLCTEAPEDTQDCLTAITDFFNERLHIIGYTGIGIAGVMIIGMIFSMVLCCAIRNNREVI